The DNA sequence CACCAGCTAGTTCTATGAACCTGACAGGGTGGCACCCTTGCTCCCTGAAGAACCTTCCCATCATTTACTGTGTTCTGAATTTCAGAAGTTTTGCATTGCACTTGGAATGAAGCCAAAGATACCTTAGACATTAGGGTAGCCATATTCCCTGGATTAATCTTGCATTTAATGTAGCCCAAAGCAGGGCTTTAGAAGGAATTTTGCAGCAACTACTCCCCTGGCCTCCTGAGGTCTGGAACTTGTCCCACATGACCTTTCCACTTGGCCTAACATCATGGAGGGCATCAGCCTAAGTTGACAAAGGCACTTTGGGGCGTGACAACAGAGTCTGAGTCTTGGCAGAAGACCAGTGTCAGATATCAGAGGGTATCAGATGGGCAAGGAATCCAACAGTGAAGAGCAGGCACTAAAGACAAAAGATATCTGTGTCTTATAAGGAAGGAAAGAGCTGGAGACAACATTGGAAAATACATTAAATGAAGATATTTGAAGACCGAGAAACTGGATGGGCAGGAGCCAAGAGTGCCTTTGAGAGGCAAcagtgagaaagaaaagcagaagcagTATCAAGACTTCCTGAGACTAGGATGAGAAACCCGAAGAAGGAGCAACTGGAACTGACTATCTGGGAAGGTACAAATAAACAAGAGGCAGAACTGGGTCATTTGGATTAAGCATTGGGTCATGCAGCCAGACTAATCTGTTCTTTTCCCAGGGATAGAGGAGGGTTTGACGCTAACCTTGCACTTGCCTGATCTTAGTTCAGCCCCTGGCACAAATCACAGATACTGATGAAATGCCTGCAAGCTCAGGGGGAATAGCAGCACATCTGCAACCATGCCTATTTTATCTCAAAAACAGCTTGGGATCTACACCAGCCAGGAGCTCTCTGGTTGCCAGAGGAACCTGTGGAGGCCAGACAAGCAGCTGGGgtaacacacacaaacaaattCCAGAACATTAACTAAACTTGAAACCAAGTGAGCGTGACTTGGCTCATGAACTGAGGGACAGCATCACCCCACTGCCTGGCTACACAGAAAGCCAGGTCTGAGGATAAGGCTGTTCTCCTGAGAAACTTCACTTCAAGAATAATTAGCAAAAATATCCTACTTCCTTTTAAATCCTGGGAGAGATTGTAAAGCCACAAATTCACTTTTACATTTCGGGGTGTAACACAGATGCTATCGATTGGCCTGTCTCATAATATTGGCATGGGACATACTTCTCCTTCTCTGCCACCTTGGATGTGAGATATTACAAGTTACAGTTTGTGGAATGGAAATGCAAAAGTTCCACTTGTGTCCATTCTTAACTGGCAGCTTCTTTTAAATAGTACCTCTCCCCTTTGGGGTAATTAGTGCCTGGAACAGCTGCAAAACCAGTATAAACTAGGAAAGTGCACACGGTAGAGCAACACAAGTGCAGAAGTACGTGTATGTAAGTGGTAAAGATTCCTGCTGCTGACACTCCATAGATATTTTAGAAATTATAAACTCTGCCTGTATAATCTAGAAATTAAATAACAGACAGCAGTAGAAATGAACACAAATGTTGTGCTTTTTGCGTCAGTTCTTGACTGATGCTTCAGAAAGTTCCTTTGAGTTAAATTTCTATTTTGACAATACAGCTATCAGGTGATACCCTTCTTGACCTCcatgcagcagctccagaggaaaaaaaaaaatagaaacccCATACTCCCTCAAAACACACAGCCAAGGATTAAGCATCTCCAATACAACAGTGAGTTACATTTACAATCTAAGGCTGGGACAAACTGATTTTGTTTAAATAAGCTGTCATTAATTAGTAATCTCTAAATAATGGCCTCCATCCTTGGTGCCTCTCAGTATTTCCTCATCTCACCAGGTAGCAGCAAAAACATTCCAGATTGCATCAGCTTTGAAAGAGATTCCCCTTTGGCTAAACAGGATTGCACTCTGTGTGGACACTAGGATTTTGTCTAGTAACTTCTGGTTAATAAAGATAAGCAACCCTATAAGACTTAAATGCTACATGAAAGATTGAGGCCAGGGAGGGCTGTGGAAGGATGAAGAATgatttttcctcccttctttgTTCTAGGCCTTTCAGTCATTATAAATTAACATTAACTCTCCTGTAGAGACAGTCTCGTCTTAACTCTCATCTTAATTTATACCTGGCTACTCCTGGATTTAAGAGGAAAGAAtgacaaaacaaataaacaacagcaaaataTCATTTTAGAAGGAAAGAGGAAACCTAACAGGCACTATAACAGAGTGTGTTTTATTGGAACTTGGCATGCCCACATGACGGATGTGACAGCACTTATCCCACAGGTAGCCCAATCAAGCTTCTTCAATTGTCAGTTCATGTTTAGTTGCCTCCTCAATGTCTTTAAGTTGCTGTAGCAGccattctctttctttctttctctgttacagaagaaaaaaatagtttaatcAAGCTAATCTATTCAGATACCACCTGctttcaaaaacaaacaacctaCACAAAGGACTTACAACCCAACTCAATTTTGGCTGGAGTTCTCCATTTGTTTTACGCAAAAAAACTTTTACTTTCAAAGCTGGCAAGTTTTCTTGACACACTCAAGAACAGTCCggtacagagaaaaaaaaaacaaagcagaacagAATTTGATGGCTACACACTGACATGACAACCTTCAGAGTCTAACTCTGCTGCCTTCCTATGCTTTCTATGGGATTTCCACAGCCCTtagcaaataattaaattttcagaaaatggAGTTCTTGTGTGCCACAGACAACCAACACCTGCAGAGCATCTAGTAATCTAAGCTTTCCCCAGAAAACCCTACATTAGTGAAAAGGACTGCTCACAAGATCCCATTTGCAATGACTGTTGTTCTTTTTACAAAGAACTACAATTTGGATTTAACAGAAAAGTATTGGTTCCTCAAATTTGATCTGACTTGCTAACATTAAGAAACTTTAGAATTTCAATTACTGATTTCTTCCTATTCTTAAATGTCTTCTAAAGaaagatacattaaaaatatactttCCCACTTGGGTACACAATGAGTCATACCAGCTCACAAGCTGAAGCAAAAAATACTAGTGTGGAAGTTTGCATGGCATCCTGTCTGTGATTAGGAATGGTATCACAGAGTTTACCAGGTTATGACACAATTCATAAACAGATGTCCTCACTGTTAAAGTTATGGAAATGTTCCATTAGTAAACTATTCTGACTTTACTAGAAATATCTCTATATATTCTGTGTTGGTAGAAGTTTGTTTAACTTAGCTATTGAATAACTAAATGAAAATCTTTACCTGAAGGGTTTTatcaattttcttctttctgggTTTTGCTACCGGGAAGTCTTTTATCCCTGGTATTCCAGAAACAAGCCATGAGGGTCCACTCTTGGGAGTTACTGCAGCATCCACAAATGCTCTGGTGGTAGCTTGAGTTTCTGTGTTTGGGACAATCTTGTGAGCTGGCTCTTGATTTGATTCATCAGAGGCCAACACAGTGGAAAGCCTCTTTCTAGAAAATACAAGCTGAGAGCTTTGGCTTTTCTCCTTATTTAGTTCTTGCAAATCAAATGCTGTTGAAAGTTTTTTTGGGGATGAAGGAGGGATGTATACATCAACATGTACTAATGATACTTGAGACAACGATCTACTTAGATTTGATTTTGGCATTGGAGAGCCATAAACTCTCTTTGTGGCATCATGGTCCTTGATTGACTGATTTGTCAGATCTACAGAAGATGGAATTGTTCTTGAGAGCACTGAGTCCACTGGGGTGCTGTGTTTCACCATTCTCTTTTTCAGAGATCTTTTAACATTCAGGAAAGAATCATCTTCCTCTGACATCTTGTAGTCAAGTTTATTGCCTTAAGAAAATAAGAAGATTGTGTCATTTTTCACACTGTAAAAGATGCAATGTAAGCTGAATTTTAGCAGCAAGCTGTTAAATCAAATCCTAAGTGTTTCTATTTTCATGTCTATATTCTGTCTTTACATGGAATTTATCCTTTATATAGATCAGTGTTCAAGCATTTAGAAGAGCCATGTTGAAAACAGAACATGAGAACACATCTGGTCACACACCTAACACAACTCCTTTCTCAGCCTTCTGCATGAGGAGCTCCAAGTGTGCTAGAATTTTTAGAGATCTTTCATTAACTGCAACCTCATTAAGACAGTATTTCCTCCTTCCAGGTATATAAATAATATACTTTTGGGGTTTCAGCTGCTAACACTCTCTatgcagctgaaaaatattAGATGGCAGAGGGACTACTGTTGTGTAGCAAGAAATCAAGTGCTCTAAAGAGATGGCCAGAGAATTTCTGGATTCACCAATGATCTCTTAATCAAATTGCCATTTTATTTCCCTTCATTCCTTGAAAAGTGGCTCACAAACCTCTAATTCCCTTTTATTCACTTGACATTTATCTTAGTTCAGCTGACCCTAAGCATTGATTCTAAAAAATACATGTTCTGTGCAAGTCTACTTTCAACTGAATTTACAATGGCAAGCTTGCTTTTGCTAGTAGCATTATTCCTATCCATTTGAAAACCCCCAATAAAAAGAAACTCTGCTTCTTACACTTGCTACTTCTTAGGCAGAAAAGCCCAAGACAGAGATCTGATTTGAGATATATTTAAGATAAATATCTAAATCAGGTGAGCAGTTAAGTACTCCTAGTAATTGTTGAAATCTTTGCTTTCATGAGGTTGTTCAGATATATCATGCAGGTTGATTGCCCCATATTCTAAGCTGTATATAGATTGTGTCCTTGGAGGGGCAAAACAGGACTACCATGAAGCAGGGCACAAGAAGACAGGGAAGTATATTTGCTGAAGTAAAAGGTATTAGTTGTCCATTTTTTGTCAATGTTTTGCACCTGTGTAGTGTCTAAGTTTTCTAGTAGAGTTTCACATCCACTTTGTGTTTCTAAACACTGAGACAGCAAGATATAGGGCACTGACTCTTCAATACAGCAGAAGTCAGGTGTTTTGTAGGGTatcttttttcctcagaaagagGGAGGTGTActtcataataatttttttttggataCCCATTTATTCTCGCACTTCATAGCAGTGCTACCCTGTGTGACGCATAGGCAGTGTCTGTAGACTAAGTGCCTTTCTCCTTTTCCGTTTAGACAGATTGACTTCCTTTAGTCTTTATCATAGAAGTGTACATGGTTAAGCTTAGAAAGGGAATAAGGAGGACTTTACAGCCACCACTCCTCCCCCAAACCTGTCCTCAGCTATATATTTTAATACTTTCCTCTTCATCATTAAAAGGTCAAATAAAAGctatttctttcttaaattagTTATTAACAAAATTTTTTCAACCAAAGCTTTTGTAGAAAACaacaaatttttaattttcacatttcTCTATGTTTTAGAAAGATAATATGTAAAAGCAACAAGTTTTTCTGCTCCAACACCACTATAGATAAAGGAGAGAAGCCTAAAACCAGAGAAATATAAACTAGTTGAGAATATCAAAGTATACCACAGAGAATGCATTTTGCAGGAAATTTGACAAAATATAGCAGACTTACTAGACCGACCAGGTTCTATCTGATATCTTCCTTTTTAAGTAATCTAGCTTCAGCTGGTACTTCCCTGCTTATAAACCTGTTCATCCTGGCCATCATTTGCTACAGACACTCCCTAATTAACACATTTAGCATTTTTTGGGAGTATCAAcatgaataaatgaataaataactAAATAGAAATCTAGGATTAGTTAATCCTAGGAAAATGGGCTAGCCAACTTATCTATATGCTATATTTATTGGTATTTAATCTCTGCTGTATCCTGCCTATTTCAATCACAAAAATACTCTAGTGGTTAATTGGCTTCACATGGCTGCTTAAGGCACATTGAGGATCTGCTGCAAGATGGATGTATGTTGATGGTGTATATTACCatcctgattttattttctcacagCTTTTCTTGTTCAAAAAATACATGGGAAATTAATGTTAAATCTGCCATGAAAAAGCTCTTCTTTTGGGAAAATAGGAAGTGAGAATAAACTGAAAAACTGTAAATTTCAGTGTGAATGTCATGGTGTTTGCAGCTATTGTATCTTGAAGCATATGTTTTCAAAGTATCAGCTCCTAGATTAGAATTCCATTCGTTTGAAACAGTATGGTTTAGGTGGAggactgtaatttttatcaaCTGAAAAGCAGCTGGACTACACCAGTCCTGAATTGCAAGTCAGCTCTGTGGTAGCTGATGGTAAACAGCTGTTATCACAATGCTGTAGGGCAAGAACAGGTGTGAGGGAGCATGTGCAGAAGTAGTGGAGTAGCCCCTTTTGACAAAGCATGACCTGTGGACCTTTAAGCTGATGAAACAGACCTAATTTCACAGCTTTATGTGGATGACCTGGGGTTGTAGAGTGCATCTAGcgtagacagaggggaaaaagcaCTGATCTTGCAGGAATTTGAACTTTTGGTTCCAGGGAGTCTGGGTATTTCAAACATAATCATAAACCACTCTCTCTTGCCACATTAATAGTTTTACTATGAATAGAGAATTGGAGCTACCAGTTCAAAATTTAGAAGTAACAGTCTGTCAGTATATGGATAAAGTTTCTAGGCTTAAGTTATGCGCCCCAAAGGAGCTGAAAGAGAGCTTGAGAAATGGAGGCACATTACAATCACATGGATTGCATGAGTAAACAACTTGGAAATAAATAGTCTGTCCAGAATAagctatttattttctaaactCCCAGGGGAAGATCCTACAGTAATATTTTGAGAATTAAACAAAAACTATTTTGAGATACTTgtggctggggaaaaaaaaagtctcagcCCTTTATAAACACAGACAAATCTTTACCTAAGTTTGAATATTTGTAGTTAGTTTTCATACCTTGTGGCTTGGTGAACAAATCCACCAAGCCAGTCATTCTGTGCCTTGCGGGCCCACAAGCCAGTTCCTTATATAGTACAGAGCACAGTGATGTCTTGACATGGTGTCACAATGTTTCTGCTGTACTGTGGCACACAGTATCACCTCTCCCCGCAGGGCAATGATGCAAACACTGAGCAGCATGAATCTGCATGAGAAGCATTTTGGGATGCTGAAAAAACTGACATAATTTCACTAGACCCCTTCAAAACCACATGGCCTTGCCTCCCAGCTGGTGCTTGGCACTCCTTTCTGTACTTGTCCTCACTTTTTGTGTCCTTTTCCATAGAATCTCACAGTTTGCAAGGGCTGTCTGTCGCTGCATCATCTTTATGTCTACCTTCCATGGCCTTTTCTGCAAAACTCTTAAAAAACAACTTCCCCCTTTTCTAAAAagccttttctttctgtttctttctgtttttgttttttttctttttctttttttagaacCTTGCTAAGTATTCTCAAGATACAAATTAAGAGATCTGTAAATTGTTCTTGCTGCTAATAATGGTTTATCATACGTCCTACAGATCCATCTCATTATGAAGCGGTGGCAGGATATTACAGAGAATAGGAAAGACATAACTGTACAAAGATAAGACAGAAAATAGTCCAATATTAATTTAAGATCAGAGCTCAGTAGGATGTTTGCAGTGATGATATTACCTTGGTCTCAGTGTATCTGTAGCCGTTTTCTGTATCTGAACAGGAAACATGCAAACTGTGGCTTGAGTGACACCTTGAAAGCTTCTTGCATCTTTCAAAGAATGACACATACTGTGTCCTGCACTCAGACCTATTCATTATGAATAATTCCTTCACTAAATTTACATTTCTTGGAATGATCATCTTTATCCTCAGCATTGTCTACTTGGTATTTTGAATAATAACTTCAAAGATTTGGATACAACATTTTGGCCTATATTTACACACAATTCCTCTCATTTGTTGCATAATGCAAGATGGCACTCTATTCTAGCAATGTTAATATACATCTTCATATATATTATATCAAACTCCCACTGCTTTAGGTTTATGTCTTGAAAGATCCTTTTGTTGATCTCATTTTAGGAGATAATTTAATCTTCTTtctacatttatttaaaaaaatgcaaaacctACTTAAGTTATTGCATTCCCTTAAATTAAACATTAATTCTTAAATTTTTTACTTCCAAAAGCAACAAAAGTGGGGAATATAATAACAGCACAGTGTTTTGTTCAAATTTCAGCCCTTTATTCCCGTTCAAATACATGCATTCACTTCAAAGacatggaattttggggaggcttcatctggaaaagaaaaatacattaattatttttcagtttacCAAGGAATAATATACACAGAAGGACAAAAATGGACGCCTTTCTCCCATCTTCTGGTTTGTTTTGAGAGACTGAAATTCCTCAattgctgctcttttaatttcttcattttctagTCTGAGGATGTTGCCAAACAGTTCTCCTGAAGGGAACTTGTATTCTGAACCAATCCTTAACATATTTTTTTGCATTGGATGTGCAATTCTAGTGTGTAAAGTCACAAATCTTGCATAAGTCTCCAAGCTAGGTGCTCTCCAATGGCTGGGTACAGTCTTTCTGAGGCAGAACATTAAGAGGCCCTCTCTCTGCTCTTGCAACTAGTCTGATGTTTTTAGGCATATAGGGTGATTCCAAGTATGTAATAAGAAATAGGAGCTGGTAATTCTACTCCGTCTGATGACCCATGGTGGAATGACCCTCAAAGCATTTTAAGAAAGAGGGAAGAGCCAGAGGAAGCATGGAAATACTGATGAGGAGCAAAAGGagagtgaaaagaagaaattaagagAGGGACACAAATGCTGAAGTGATTTCCTAAATTTAGGCTCACacagaaataataaattagaagaaagataaaaggagtacacaaaacaaaacaaaaaaaccaaccaaccaaccaacaaaaccaaacaacaacaacaacaacaccaaaaaggaaaaaaaaaaagaaagaaataaaaaaggaaatgaaattgtTTCCTAAGTGATTTAGAGGACTTGGGCCCAAATTACAAGCTATTTGTGGATGAAAGTccataaaaatataaatctgaTTCAAATTCACATAAACTATTCTTCCTGTGTCTGAGTTTTGTATATAGGCAAGTCAATCAGGAGTGCTCTAAGAGTTGTTGATCAGACCAAGCTCCTTAGTGAAAATAGGAGTGAAACATTTTATTTGCTAATGTGAAGTCTAAAATGAGCAGGGAGCCTCATAATGAACAAACCTCTGCAGAACAGTCCTTTGGGGGTGGAGAGCATTATGGTACAGTGGGCAAATGGAGAAGTGATTCTGCCACAGTAATCTCCTTGGCAGCCACAGACATTGAAAAGGAAACAGTGCAACATATTCTGTGGACTTAATCTCTTCAAGTGTATAAAGCTGCACAGAGGGAGCCAGTGGAACGTTACAAACTTTAAAAAAGCATCTCAGCACTATTTCTACTTATTTCAGTGGAATTACATGTCTGGACACCACTGAGAATCCTGAGTTTTGTGATAGGGTAAATAGGGGGGACCGGCATTTTATATAGGTTTGGAAGACACTTTAGAGTAGAATAGAAAATAACAGATTACAATAGAAAGGAATAGAATATTTCAGTTGTAAGGGATCTTTAATGTTCATCCAGTCCAACTGCCTGACACTTTAGACTGACCAAAAGCTAAAGGATATAATTAAGGGTGAATGACTCTGAATGACTCTTAAACACTGACAGGCAAAGAGGATCAACCAGAAGCCTTTTCCAGTGTGTGGCCACCCGCTTGGTAAATAAATGCTTCCTAATgtccagtctaaacctccccCAACAAACATGGCTGTGAGCCATTCCCCCATGCCCTGGCATTGGGTACCAAGGAAAAGAGATTGGCACCTCGGTCTCCCCTTCCCCTCTTCAGGAATCTGTCAGGAGCAGTGAGATCACCCCTCAACTTCCTTATCTCCAATCTAGACAAAACCAGTGTCCTCAGCCTAGCATGTCTGCCAGCCCCTTCACCAGCAAAACCTTTGctgaaaccttcagaaaccaaGGATGATATCAATCCTTTGTAGTCTGTTAAACAAACTTTTCAGTGCCTGAAAAGCATTATGTACAATCTTGTTCTTCagaaattttaaagtttttgcCTTTTGGAACACTTTCTTCACATGTCATTTATGTTATGGCGGTAATGTAAAAGTGGTACTTTTGCAAGTGTTGGAGCTTTCCATTTTTCAGTGCGGCAATGACTTTTTCCTGGACAGAGGCAAGATCAATGTCTGTCTACAGTGTCCAGGAACAGAGTTACCTACAGCATAATTTTCATTCAATCTGATCACAGGAGCACCTCATAAGGAGCCTGAGAGGATGGCTTTAGGGAATCCTGGATATACAGGTGTTGCGATTTCATAACCTCTCAGTAAAAAAATGACTTTGAACTAGCAATACACTGAGTCATGATGTTTGCTTCAGGTTATGTGTTTCTACAGCTTTTGGTTATGACTGTTATGACTGGACCTGTCTAACTGGATAACAAATCCAATTTTGTGCATTCAAAACCATAATCTTGAACTACTTACTGGGTTTCATGGCTGCTCAGGAAGTCAAACCCTTATTTGTCTAAATTATCTTCCATATGATTAATTTCAATAAGAGTTTAAGGAACAATGGAGCTTGGCTCTTTGTATCTGAACCACTTTAAAGAGTCTTAAAAACTTTTAATATTGGTGTCAATATAAATTTTTCACCAAGGTCTACCAGTTGCAGGCAATTGGAAAAAAcagccaattttttttctgctttaatatTATAGTAGGACTGAAGAAACAAGTTCTTTAAGGAACATACCTTTACATCTCATAGAAAAGTTCAGTGCCATGTCCTCTGTCAGTTTGGAGCAGCTCTACCCTCAGATAGAGTTCTAGTGTCTATGTGAAAGGATAATTAGTTTGTACACATGAAAAGTTGCTACAATATTAAGATCAATTTTGAAAGCTTAAAGCATTAAAAATTGTTGTCTCTCAAGGTTGTAATACACAAGTAGCCAGTCTAAAACCATTGTGGGGGATGTCCAATTGAAAAAAATTAGCTTTTTTATATAGAAGTCTGGAGGATCAATATTTAACTTCAAAAAATCTAATTACCTCGGTAGTAAGAAGTCAAGTATACTTTAATAGAAGTAGAGATCACTGACCTTGATAAAAT is a window from the Passer domesticus isolate bPasDom1 chromosome 1, bPasDom1.hap1, whole genome shotgun sequence genome containing:
- the CCDC201 gene encoding coiled-coil domain-containing protein 201; its protein translation is MSEEDDSFLNVKRSLKKRMVKHSTPVDSVLSRTIPSSVDLTNQSIKDHDATKRVYGSPMPKSNLSRSLSQVSLVHVDVYIPPSSPKKLSTAFDLQELNKEKSQSSQLVFSRKRLSTVLASDESNQEPAHKIVPNTETQATTRAFVDAAVTPKSGPSWLVSGIPGIKDFPVAKPRKKKIDKTLQRKKEREWLLQQLKDIEEATKHELTIEEA